A section of the Engystomops pustulosus chromosome 3, aEngPut4.maternal, whole genome shotgun sequence genome encodes:
- the CMPK2 gene encoding UMP-CMP kinase 2, mitochondrial has protein sequence MPGWRRHRLVLGLFLHLRSGIIQSKRMAGSSLDLKSRMFAVEPSKYSPNPFYFTLCSHGPQAPSMDPNDWPMLPPGGLAFSVCVTKGQRVKTTRLHKSLGLQLSEELPGSQILKLVSYNPENLHESLEKGFFILPPPGCPDAERRLCDVLMEYRKDIQLCGYKREEEPEIWQCLWDLDGGAKEITRSKVTRVEEPVSSPFVDSIKGSAVFYSLEDACDVLEESSTVIPEAKKVLASMEQHRHSERGPFPIIVIEGLDATGKTTLTESLRSHLKAELLRSPPGSINQWRSIFDSESSLIKRAYYAVGNYIGAAEIAKASKTSPVIMDRFWHSTAAYAIATEIGGGIHNLPDPHHDVYHWPDDLLKPDLVILLTVSDEERIRRIRTRGLQETKEEKELEANNMFRQRVEEVYKRMEDPRCVILDASPSMEKVLQEALTVIKKHCNI, from the exons ATGCCAGGCTGGAGAAGACACAGACTTGTTCTAGGACTTTTCTTACATCTAAGATCTGGAATTATACAAAGCAAAAGGATGGCCGGGTCTTCCCTAGACTTGAAGTCACGGATGTTTGCTGTGGAACCGAGCAAATATTCCCCCAACCCTTTCTATTTTACACTGTGTAGCCATGGACCTCAGGCTCCATCCATGGACCCTAATGACTGGCCAATGCTGCCTCCAGGAGGACTTGCCTTTTCTGTATGTGTAACTAAAGGACAAAGAGTTAAAACTACAAGACTACACAAGTCATTAGGACTACAGTTATCTGAAGAGCTTCCAGGCAGCCAGATCCTAAAACTGGTCTCCTATAATCCAGAGAACCTACACGAATCTCTAGAGAAGGGCTTCTTCATCTTACCCCCTCCAGGCTGCCCTGATGCAGAGAGGAGACTCTGTGATGTTCTCATGGAGTACAGGAAGGACATTCAGCTGTGCGGCTATAAGAGAGAAGAGGAACCGGAGATCTGGCAATGTCTATGGgacctggatggaggagcaaaGGAGATTACAAGGTCCAAAGTAACGCGAGTTGAGGAACCCGTGTCATCTCCGTTTGTGGACAGTATTAAAGGTTCtgctgtcttctactcattggAAGATGCATGTGATGtgctggaggag AGCTCCACTGTGATCCCTGAAGCTAAGAAAGTTCTGGCCTCAATGGAGCAGCATAGACATTCGGAGAGAGGACCCTTTCCTATCATAGTTATTGAGGGACTTGATGccacag GAAAAACTACCCTGACAGAGTCTCTTAGGAGTCACCTGAAGGCGGAATTACTTAGATCTCCCCCTGGGTCCATAAACCAATGGAGGTCCATCTTCGATTCGGAGTCATCGCTGATAAAGAGGGCTTATTACGCCGTGGGCAATTACATCGGAGCTGCGGAAATAGCGAAAGCATCAAAAACATCTCCAGTTATCATGGACAG GTTCTGGCACAGTACAGCTGCCTATGCCATAGCCACAGAGATAGGAGGGGGCATCCACAACCTACCAGACCCCCACCATGATGTCTACCATTGGCCAGATGATCTTCTCAAGCCCGACCTTGTCATTCTTCTGACTGTTTCTGATGAGGAGAGAATCCGACGTATCCGCACGCGAGGACTTCAGGAGACCAAAGAAGAGAAGGAGCTAGAAGCTAACAACATGTTCAGACAAAG AGTGGAGGAAGTATACAAGAGAATGGAGGACCCCCGCTGTGTCATCCTTGACGCCAGCCCCTCAATGGAGAAGGTTTTACAGGAGGCGCTGACTGTTATAAAGAAACACTGTAACATATGA